A single Xylella taiwanensis DNA region contains:
- a CDS encoding DUF418 domain-containing protein translates to MSAAMSPLHPMTQNERIAILDILRGCALLGILLMNIECFVGPIDVGITGIDPQLTGADRFSDALIYVLVQGKFYTLFSLLFGMGFAVMNKRATDAGHAFMPFYLRRSLGLLAIGLIHAVLIWSGDILVLYALMALPLFMSRTLPTSALPLTGVLLYLVPAVLVAACILFHFMIMASPENAMNREWQTASVQIGTEAAQAIHEQRQAYGAGTYAQATAQRLHDLQNRLEVLIINGTHVLGMFVLGTWFVRSGAILQPERYTRLFAWLRWGAWPLGLTAMLLSVHLASWQDPSRIDVQASSAYVLSVIADLLMCLGYLAWGIRAAFALTWAAPAGRMALSNYLLQSVVCTLIFYGYGLGLFERLPRVWQLPFAIVLFIFQVALSQWWLQRFRFGPCEWLWRSFTYLHWAPLRTVATTRH, encoded by the coding sequence ATGTCCGCTGCCATGTCCCCGCTGCATCCCATGACCCAGAACGAACGCATCGCCATACTCGACATACTGCGTGGCTGTGCGTTGCTGGGAATTTTGCTCATGAACATCGAATGTTTCGTGGGACCGATCGATGTCGGTATCACCGGTATCGATCCGCAGTTGACCGGAGCTGACCGCTTCAGCGACGCACTAATCTACGTACTGGTCCAAGGTAAGTTCTACACGCTGTTCTCACTCCTGTTCGGCATGGGGTTTGCAGTGATGAACAAGCGCGCTACGGACGCCGGTCACGCATTCATGCCGTTCTACTTACGACGCAGCTTAGGATTGTTGGCGATTGGACTCATCCACGCGGTATTGATCTGGTCCGGGGACATCTTGGTGCTGTACGCACTCATGGCGTTGCCGCTGTTCATGTCACGCACGTTACCCACCTCAGCATTGCCGCTCACCGGAGTGTTGCTCTATCTGGTGCCTGCGGTACTGGTGGCGGCGTGCATCCTGTTTCATTTCATGATCATGGCAAGTCCCGAGAACGCAATGAACAGGGAATGGCAAACAGCCTCGGTGCAGATCGGCACCGAAGCAGCACAAGCCATACACGAACAGCGCCAAGCCTACGGTGCTGGCACCTATGCTCAGGCCACCGCACAGCGCTTACACGATTTACAAAATCGCCTGGAAGTACTCATCATCAACGGCACGCATGTATTAGGCATGTTTGTGTTGGGTACTTGGTTTGTACGCAGCGGTGCGATTCTGCAACCAGAACGGTATACGCGTTTGTTCGCTTGGCTGCGTTGGGGTGCTTGGCCATTAGGATTAACGGCAATGCTGCTCAGCGTGCATCTAGCCTCTTGGCAGGATCCGAGCCGGATCGACGTGCAGGCATCCAGTGCATATGTGTTGAGCGTGATCGCTGACTTGTTGATGTGCCTGGGTTACCTGGCTTGGGGGATACGCGCCGCATTTGCTTTGACTTGGGCCGCACCAGCCGGGCGCATGGCGTTGAGCAATTACTTGCTACAGTCCGTGGTCTGTACCCTGATCTTTTATGGTTATGGTCTGGGCTTGTTTGAGCGCTTGCCGCGGGTGTGGCAGCTCCCATTTGCAATTGTGCTGTTCATCTTTCAGGTCGCATTGAGCCAGTGGTGGCTACAACGCTTTCGCTTCGGTCCGTGTGAATGGCTGTGGCGCAGCTTTACCTACCTGCACTGGGCACCGTTACGCACGGTCGCCACGACTAGACACTGA
- a CDS encoding transposase yields MVAIYVNLIAKSGYCLDQVLVDHGLLTLMVPKQCPCGSERLEIAVQVEHCFLDILLKQCGNVSPTHLQVLDAILYLAEYDCTWGDLPKRFDHWQTIYTGMNRWVKPAVLNQPFEPLQQAQVVQIDSQTMLLDSMRVKVPPESTGTPQKTVRWLSRHIPWWEEHQAPPLHQGRAIHRMFCCVA; encoded by the coding sequence TTGGTCGCGATCTATGTAAACCTGATTGCCAAGTCAGGCTATTGTCTTGACCAAGTGTTGGTGGACCACGGCCTGTTAACACTGATGGTGCCGAAGCAATGCCCCTGCGGTAGTGAGCGTCTGGAGATCGCAGTGCAGGTCGAACACTGTTTTTTAGACATTCTGCTGAAGCAATGCGGTAACGTCAGTCCGACGCATCTACAGGTGCTCGACGCCATCCTGTACCTTGCTGAGTACGACTGTACATGGGGTGACTTGCCTAAGCGCTTTGACCACTGGCAGACGATCTATACAGGCATGAACCGATGGGTGAAGCCAGCCGTGCTGAATCAACCCTTCGAGCCACTCCAGCAAGCACAGGTCGTACAGATCGATAGCCAAACTATGTTGCTGGACAGTATGCGTGTGAAGGTTCCTCCGGAGAGTACTGGTACACCTCAAAAAACGGTTCGCTGGCTATCTCGGCACATCCCGTGGTGGGAGGAACACCAAGCACCACCCCTTCACCAAGGACGTGCGATCCATCGCATGTTCTGTTGTGTTGCGTGA
- a CDS encoding rhomboid family intramembrane serine protease, whose translation MFARLPTVTKGLLLTNVVIFLLQLMLGKNTFAALMLWPLDGDSFDAFALGSSFMPWQLLTYGFLHGGFEHLFFNMLAIFMFGAPLEQTWGEKRFLTYYLVCVAGAGVCQLSVSWLLDSGAAVLGASGGVFGLLMAYGMLFPNQRILLLFPPIPMKARTFVVLFGVIELLMGITGSQPNVAHFVHLGGMLFGWLLIRYWRGQPPFGGSGRKPKPPYLRRVQ comes from the coding sequence ATGTTTGCGAGATTACCTACCGTCACCAAAGGTCTACTGCTCACCAACGTCGTCATTTTCCTATTGCAACTGATGTTGGGCAAAAACACCTTCGCAGCGCTGATGCTGTGGCCGCTGGACGGTGATAGCTTCGACGCATTTGCACTAGGTTCCAGCTTCATGCCTTGGCAGCTGCTGACCTACGGATTTCTGCATGGCGGTTTCGAGCACCTGTTCTTCAACATGCTCGCAATATTCATGTTCGGTGCCCCACTGGAGCAAACCTGGGGTGAGAAGCGTTTTTTGACTTATTACTTGGTGTGTGTCGCCGGTGCTGGTGTATGCCAGCTATCGGTCAGTTGGCTGCTGGACAGCGGTGCAGCAGTGCTTGGTGCTTCCGGCGGCGTGTTCGGTTTATTGATGGCCTACGGGATGCTGTTTCCGAACCAGCGCATCTTGCTGCTTTTTCCGCCGATTCCCATGAAAGCAAGGACCTTTGTGGTGTTGTTCGGTGTCATTGAACTGCTGATGGGCATCACCGGTTCGCAACCCAACGTGGCACATTTCGTACATCTAGGCGGCATGCTGTTTGGCTGGTTACTGATCCGTTACTGGCGTGGGCAGCCCCCGTTCGGCGGTAGTGGGCGTAAACCCAAGCCACCCTATCTCCGTCGGGTGCAATGA
- the nth gene encoding endonuclease III, with protein MTGPTDNPVVRRGSTMTPAEIREAFVRLQEINPHPTTELKYTTPFELLIAVILSAQATDVGVNKATRRLYPLANTPQAMLDLGEDALKRFISTIGLFNAKARNVIATCQILVEKYGGQVPQDRAMLEALPGVGRKTANVVLNTAFGQPTMAVDTHIFRVANRTGLALGKNVRAVEDTLLKCIPQEFLKDAHHWLILHGRYVCKARKPNCPQCVIADLCRYKDKTPAG; from the coding sequence ATGACTGGACCGACTGACAACCCTGTTGTTCGTCGTGGCAGCACAATGACCCCCGCCGAGATCCGGGAAGCATTTGTGCGGTTACAAGAGATCAATCCACATCCAACCACCGAACTGAAATACACCACCCCATTCGAACTGTTGATTGCCGTGATCCTGTCTGCACAAGCCACCGACGTGGGGGTGAACAAGGCGACGCGGCGGCTGTATCCGCTTGCCAACACGCCGCAGGCAATGCTCGACTTAGGCGAGGATGCCCTGAAGCGCTTTATCTCCACGATTGGCCTGTTTAACGCCAAGGCCAGGAACGTGATTGCTACTTGCCAGATCCTGGTCGAGAAGTACGGCGGTCAAGTTCCACAAGATCGTGCCATGCTGGAAGCATTACCCGGTGTCGGGCGTAAGACGGCCAATGTCGTGCTCAACACGGCCTTTGGCCAACCCACCATGGCGGTAGACACCCATATCTTCCGTGTCGCCAACCGCACTGGGTTGGCACTCGGCAAGAACGTGCGGGCCGTTGAGGACACACTGCTCAAGTGCATCCCGCAGGAGTTTCTGAAGGATGCACATCACTGGTTGATTCTGCACGGACGTTACGTTTGCAAGGCACGCAAACCGAACTGTCCACAGTGTGTGATTGCTGATCTATGTCGCTACAAGGACAAGACGCCAGCGGGTTAG
- a CDS encoding FKBP-type peptidyl-prolyl cis-trans isomerase N-terminal domain-containing protein encodes MKLRLIAVAVATLALTGNALAQDTTSEKGKVSYYLGYQQGSGLNELTARGEQLDINSVVKGLEDGYNKKQPSVTVEQLRPALEAFQKREQARAQQAKAEYEKAAAENKTKSEQFMAKNKSAPGVKLLPNGVQYKVMEAGKGPKPTQASTVQLEVNGPFPWGQRPQQPHPSQQIQAIKVSAVDIRAMREALTNMPAGSKWEITLPYDAYGADPRNMLPPNAAVQFEVKLVGVK; translated from the coding sequence ATGAAGTTGCGTCTGATCGCAGTCGCTGTTGCGACCCTGGCCCTGACGGGCAATGCATTGGCCCAGGACACCACGTCCGAAAAGGGCAAAGTAAGCTACTACTTGGGCTATCAACAAGGCAGCGGTTTAAACGAGTTAACCGCGCGTGGAGAACAATTGGATATTAATTCCGTGGTCAAAGGTCTGGAGGACGGCTACAACAAGAAGCAACCGTCCGTTACTGTTGAACAGTTACGCCCAGCACTTGAGGCATTCCAAAAACGGGAACAGGCCCGCGCACAGCAGGCTAAAGCCGAGTACGAAAAAGCTGCCGCCGAGAACAAGACTAAAAGTGAGCAGTTCATGGCCAAAAACAAGAGCGCCCCAGGTGTAAAATTGCTTCCTAATGGCGTGCAATACAAGGTCATGGAAGCTGGCAAGGGTCCCAAACCAACCCAGGCCAGTACCGTGCAGTTAGAAGTAAACGGCCCGTTCCCATGGGGCCAACGTCCACAGCAGCCGCACCCGTCACAGCAAATCCAAGCAATCAAGGTCAGTGCTGTTGACATCAGAGCCATGCGCGAAGCCCTGACGAATATGCCAGCTGGTTCGAAGTGGGAAATCACCCTGCCATATGACGCTTACGGTGCAGATCCACGTAACATGCTCCCGCCAAACGCCGCTGTTCAGTTTGAAGTCAAACTGGTGGGTGTCAAGTAA
- a CDS encoding NUDIX hydrolase produces MHGHGQRTRFPQQCSHEGALAAAGFAHRLSERKHLLHTLHPLHAPPEGPSWNHHNLTSHSTSTSPSSEAAVLVGLIPHTDGTRVLLTRRTDTLRHHPGQISFPGGRLEPGDADTAATALRESNEEIGLIAIQVYMLGYLDPLITSSGFRVTPLVAAIDPAFVPTLQPDEVAEVFEVPLAFLMNPSNLLRVEIGHHAQSRLAFEYQWSGRRIWGITAAILVNLRHRLKECTAHTP; encoded by the coding sequence ATGCATGGTCATGGTCAGCGAACGCGTTTCCCGCAGCAATGCTCGCATGAGGGTGCATTGGCCGCTGCGGGCTTCGCCCATCGATTATCCGAGCGCAAGCACCTGCTGCACACACTGCATCCGCTGCATGCCCCACCTGAAGGACCCAGTTGGAACCATCACAATCTGACCTCTCATTCGACGTCAACCAGTCCCTCAAGCGAAGCCGCAGTACTGGTTGGCCTAATACCACACACCGACGGCACCCGGGTGCTATTGACTCGGCGTACTGATACTTTGCGCCACCACCCTGGTCAGATCAGCTTCCCCGGCGGACGGCTTGAACCAGGCGATGCCGATACCGCCGCCACCGCACTGCGAGAAAGTAACGAGGAAATCGGACTCATTGCAATACAGGTATACATGCTCGGTTATCTGGATCCGCTCATAACTTCCAGTGGGTTTCGAGTGACACCGCTGGTCGCAGCGATCGACCCTGCCTTTGTACCGACACTACAGCCCGACGAAGTAGCCGAAGTGTTTGAAGTTCCACTGGCATTCCTTATGAATCCGTCCAACCTGCTTCGTGTTGAAATCGGACACCACGCCCAGTCGCGTCTGGCATTCGAGTACCAATGGTCTGGAAGACGCATTTGGGGAATCACCGCAGCAATCCTCGTCAATCTACGGCATCGACTGAAGGAGTGCACCGCCCACACACCATAG
- a CDS encoding acyltransferase family protein gives MGTYRLLLAICVLLSHVGIQFFGHNQGVSAVISFFLLSGFVMTALIRRNYDSKGKIKKFYLDRVLRLFPQFIFYLVATLIFVAITNYKDPFLEELSALKIVMNALMLPLSLYMLGLEKSLLIPPTWSLGLELTFYISIPFLLLYRVERYAFLLSLCVFGLAYFGVINTDFFGYRLLPGTLFIFLLGSFLYESKSTERISFLITTYVISLIAFLWVLHDSTFMRPYSFEVLLGILVGLPIVAGLIRLPSGKIDAVLGNISYGVFLNHFPLMWIFQALKIGFDTTGAIAALIATSIALGWLTYHLVEKPVLIVRRSLRLGQN, from the coding sequence GTGGGTACTTACCGACTCCTCCTTGCCATATGTGTATTGCTGTCTCATGTAGGCATTCAGTTCTTTGGGCACAACCAAGGCGTTAGTGCTGTTATTTCCTTCTTCTTGCTCAGCGGCTTTGTCATGACGGCCTTGATTCGCAGAAATTATGACAGTAAAGGGAAAATCAAAAAATTCTATTTAGATCGCGTTTTACGACTATTTCCACAATTTATATTCTATTTAGTAGCAACGCTCATTTTTGTAGCAATCACCAACTACAAAGATCCATTTCTGGAAGAACTATCGGCGCTTAAGATTGTAATGAATGCGCTCATGCTTCCACTTTCGCTCTACATGCTCGGTCTCGAAAAATCATTATTAATTCCTCCGACTTGGTCCCTTGGATTGGAACTGACATTCTATATATCAATTCCATTCCTATTACTGTATCGAGTAGAGCGTTATGCCTTTTTGTTGTCTTTATGTGTCTTTGGACTTGCATACTTCGGAGTCATCAACACAGACTTCTTTGGCTATCGACTGTTGCCCGGAACCTTATTTATATTTCTTCTGGGCAGCTTTCTCTACGAAAGCAAAAGCACTGAGCGGATTTCTTTTCTCATAACAACCTACGTTATTTCACTCATAGCTTTTCTTTGGGTGCTGCACGACAGCACCTTTATGCGGCCTTACAGTTTCGAAGTATTGCTCGGCATTTTGGTCGGATTGCCTATAGTTGCTGGGTTGATCCGATTGCCTAGTGGCAAGATAGACGCAGTGCTTGGAAATATCAGTTACGGGGTCTTTTTGAATCACTTCCCGCTCATGTGGATTTTCCAGGCATTGAAAATAGGTTTTGATACCACAGGAGCGATTGCGGCACTCATTGCCACATCGATAGCACTTGGTTGGCTGACATATCACTTGGTTGAGAAACCAGTTTTGATTGTTCGGCGAAGTCTTAGATTGGGCCAAAATTAG
- the aroE gene encoding shikimate dehydrogenase, protein MPVSRFAVFGHPVTHSLSPRIHTEFGRQMGIALHYVACDVTPDAFSAALERFAAEGGCGANVTLPHKEVAFAVSTTLSTRARRAGAVNTLSRVDGAWYGENTDGTGLVRNLTERYRLDLRGRRTLLLGAGGAARGVAPALLDAGITEMVIVNRSPERADMLCDALGEPGRVSARYWDDLGDLGSFELIVNATSIGNRSDAQTFVLPRSLLDSMTAAVDLNYGNAAIPFLAWAHAAETRYAIDGLGMLVEQAAESFTLWHGRRPDTDPVYAGLHQSTEILVGQD, encoded by the coding sequence ATGCCTGTGTCTCGTTTTGCTGTGTTTGGTCATCCCGTCACCCACTCACTGTCACCGCGTATCCATACCGAGTTTGGCCGTCAGATGGGTATCGCGCTGCACTACGTTGCATGTGATGTCACGCCAGATGCTTTCAGCGCTGCGTTGGAACGTTTTGCTGCGGAGGGTGGATGTGGCGCAAACGTGACCCTACCACACAAGGAGGTTGCATTCGCAGTGTCCACAACGTTAAGCACGCGGGCGCGTCGTGCCGGTGCGGTCAATACGCTGTCTCGCGTCGACGGTGCTTGGTATGGCGAGAATACCGATGGCACAGGTTTGGTACGTAACTTGACCGAGCGGTATCGCTTGGACTTGCGTGGCCGCCGTACCTTGCTGCTTGGTGCTGGTGGTGCTGCACGTGGTGTGGCCCCTGCGTTACTGGATGCTGGTATTACCGAGATGGTGATCGTCAACCGCTCCCCTGAGCGTGCCGACATGCTGTGCGATGCGCTTGGCGAGCCGGGCCGGGTCAGTGCACGCTACTGGGATGACCTGGGTGACCTGGGAAGCTTTGAGTTGATCGTTAACGCGACCTCGATCGGGAACAGGTCCGATGCGCAGACCTTTGTTCTACCACGTTCGTTGTTGGACAGCATGACCGCGGCGGTAGACCTGAATTACGGTAACGCAGCAATCCCTTTCCTGGCCTGGGCGCATGCTGCTGAGACTCGCTACGCGATCGATGGGTTAGGGATGTTGGTCGAACAAGCGGCTGAAAGTTTCACCCTCTGGCACGGTCGGCGCCCGGATACAGATCCAGTCTATGCGGGATTACATCAGAGTACAGAGATCCTAGTCGGTCAGGACTGA
- the thiD gene encoding bifunctional hydroxymethylpyrimidine kinase/phosphomethylpyrimidine kinase: MNIPNIVSALTIAGSDTGGGAGIQADLKTFAAHHVHGLSVIAVLTAQHTRGVNAVHIPPLEFIATQIDTCFSDFNVHAVKLGMLANTEIIALVAEALQRHQPPCIVLDPVMVATSGSTLLEDNALDAVRTRLLPLATLVTPNIPEAERLLNRHIHTSSDADTAAAALLKLGAQTVLLKGGHLNEGSNVIDRFDNGTVRERFSTPRLALDAHGTGCTLSSAITAQQCLGLKLNEACRAGIDYVARGLRAGYRPGRGNVTVLNHILAKHTE, translated from the coding sequence ATGAACATCCCCAACATCGTCTCCGCACTCACCATCGCTGGCTCAGACACAGGCGGCGGCGCAGGCATCCAAGCCGATCTGAAAACGTTCGCCGCACATCATGTACACGGACTATCGGTGATCGCCGTGCTGACCGCGCAGCACACCCGTGGGGTTAATGCAGTCCATATACCGCCGCTGGAATTCATCGCAACACAGATCGACACCTGCTTCTCCGACTTCAATGTACACGCCGTCAAACTCGGCATGCTCGCCAATACCGAGATCATTGCACTGGTCGCCGAAGCGCTTCAGCGACATCAGCCTCCTTGCATCGTCCTAGATCCCGTCATGGTCGCCACCAGCGGCAGCACACTTCTTGAAGACAATGCGCTGGACGCTGTACGCACCCGTCTACTGCCATTAGCCACCTTGGTCACGCCTAACATTCCAGAAGCCGAGCGGCTGCTGAATCGTCACATCCACACCAGCAGCGACGCCGACACCGCAGCGGCAGCATTACTGAAGCTCGGCGCTCAAACGGTACTGCTTAAGGGCGGACATCTGAACGAAGGCAGCAATGTGATTGATCGTTTTGACAACGGCACAGTGCGCGAGCGCTTTAGCACCCCACGGTTAGCACTAGATGCTCACGGCACCGGCTGCACTCTATCCTCAGCGATTACCGCTCAGCAGTGTCTTGGACTGAAACTCAATGAAGCCTGCAGAGCAGGGATTGACTACGTCGCACGCGGACTGCGTGCAGGCTACCGACCCGGACGCGGCAACGTCACCGTACTTAACCACATACTTGCCAAACATACCGAATAA
- a CDS encoding protein-disulfide reductase DsbD family protein: MTLLHRLAALCVLAMISFPVVAMTETDLLPVEQAFVVGVTAPDRHHVLVHWKIADGYYLYRHRIAVRILNDGDFKSDPKLNLPNGYKKHDSYLGDVEIYRGSLTAVRSMLAAKGVRKLALQVHYQGCADAGVCYPPQVRTLQVALPTYANDLDISAKVDKQVGGSSRFDTRPLLSEVAPGIHALPLPAEQAFGFEAIVGDGNHLLLRFTPAKGYYLYRDRTSLALEGVKSVHTDVAHWPQGSKYHDEHFGDVVVYFNQIEVMLPLQRDYSGPVANATLVATFQGCQIDGICYPPMTRRVRLSLPSGKVSSPNRANAVPLMVSPLPGNHMPSQTSLRWSGPDALPGTVSKPAVVVGNVLENHPSHSVSKLFMALSLALAGGLLLNLLPCVLPVLSLKVLALVKSSESRAYARRHATWYTVGVLLSFGVVGGIAIMAQILWGFQLQQPGFVGALVYLMFAVGLSLSGVFTMSSTKFGGIGQSLMARSGPLGDFFAGVLACVVSSACIGPFMGPALVYAFTAPPLLAMLVFLTLGFGLALPFLLIGFVPSLTHRLPVPGPWMQTLKHVLALPMYLTAVWLLWVLGKQRGVDAQSLLLVGVVLLAMGLYWFERSRWNGHRLGLGLSSALLLLALLPLWGVTQLKVPHLITQNVSSDEVVYSPLLLDRLRADNRVVFVNVTADWCVTCKANERNVLSSDAFHDMMHRIDAVYMKGDWTNGDAKITTFLKQHLAVGVPLYVVYGPGAPPNVLPNVLTKDVVEDALLRAAR; encoded by the coding sequence ATGACGCTCTTACATCGTTTAGCCGCACTCTGTGTGTTGGCAATGATTTCTTTCCCCGTAGTTGCCATGACTGAAACTGACCTGCTTCCGGTGGAACAGGCTTTTGTGGTCGGCGTTACAGCTCCTGATCGCCATCATGTGCTGGTGCATTGGAAGATCGCGGATGGCTATTATCTTTATCGACACAGGATTGCGGTGCGGATCTTGAATGATGGCGATTTCAAAAGCGATCCTAAGCTGAACTTGCCAAATGGTTACAAGAAGCACGACTCGTATTTGGGAGACGTTGAAATTTACCGGGGAAGCTTGACCGCGGTGCGCAGCATGTTGGCCGCCAAAGGCGTGCGTAAACTTGCGCTGCAAGTGCATTACCAGGGGTGCGCGGATGCAGGTGTCTGTTACCCACCACAGGTGCGCACGCTGCAGGTCGCGTTGCCGACCTATGCTAATGATTTGGATATAAGTGCTAAGGTTGATAAGCAGGTTGGGGGGAGTAGTCGCTTCGACACTCGGCCATTGCTTAGCGAAGTGGCTCCAGGGATCCATGCGTTGCCGCTTCCAGCCGAGCAAGCGTTCGGTTTTGAGGCGATTGTTGGCGATGGCAACCATTTGCTTTTGCGTTTTACCCCAGCCAAGGGTTACTACCTATACCGTGACCGCACCTCTCTGGCGTTGGAAGGAGTGAAGAGCGTTCATACGGATGTGGCGCATTGGCCACAGGGCAGTAAGTACCACGACGAGCATTTCGGTGATGTGGTGGTCTACTTCAATCAGATTGAAGTGATGCTGCCGCTACAGCGCGATTATTCAGGACCTGTCGCTAATGCGACTCTGGTAGCGACTTTCCAGGGGTGCCAAATTGATGGCATTTGCTATCCGCCGATGACCCGTCGAGTGCGGTTGTCCTTGCCGTCTGGAAAGGTTTCCTCCCCGAATCGCGCTAATGCTGTGCCGCTGATGGTCTCACCGTTGCCAGGTAACCACATGCCGTCCCAGACATCATTGCGTTGGTCCGGTCCCGACGCGCTGCCTGGCACGGTCAGTAAGCCAGCCGTTGTGGTTGGCAATGTTCTGGAAAACCACCCGTCGCACAGTGTGAGTAAATTGTTCATGGCACTGTCTCTGGCGTTAGCCGGCGGTTTGCTGTTGAATTTGCTGCCATGCGTATTGCCGGTTTTGTCGCTGAAGGTCTTGGCTCTGGTTAAAAGTAGTGAGAGCCGTGCTTATGCGCGCCGCCATGCAACTTGGTACACAGTCGGTGTGTTGCTCTCATTTGGCGTCGTCGGTGGTATCGCGATTATGGCCCAGATACTATGGGGCTTTCAGCTTCAGCAGCCTGGCTTTGTTGGTGCGTTGGTTTACTTGATGTTTGCCGTTGGCCTGAGTTTGTCAGGGGTGTTCACCATGAGCAGCACCAAGTTTGGTGGGATAGGTCAGTCTCTGATGGCTCGCAGTGGGCCACTAGGCGATTTCTTCGCTGGCGTGTTGGCTTGTGTAGTGTCTAGCGCCTGCATCGGTCCGTTCATGGGCCCTGCTCTGGTCTATGCCTTCACCGCACCGCCATTGTTGGCAATGTTAGTGTTCCTCACACTGGGCTTTGGTTTGGCATTACCGTTTCTGCTGATTGGTTTTGTGCCATCGTTGACACACCGGTTGCCGGTGCCAGGTCCATGGATGCAGACACTGAAACACGTCTTGGCATTGCCAATGTATTTGACTGCGGTCTGGTTATTGTGGGTCCTCGGCAAGCAGCGCGGTGTGGACGCACAGTCGTTACTGCTAGTTGGCGTGGTATTGCTGGCGATGGGATTGTATTGGTTTGAACGCAGCCGTTGGAATGGTCATCGTCTGGGCCTTGGGTTATCCAGTGCATTACTGTTGTTGGCCTTGCTGCCGCTTTGGGGTGTGACACAACTGAAGGTGCCACATTTGATCACGCAGAATGTCAGTAGCGACGAGGTGGTTTACTCGCCGCTGCTTCTGGACCGTCTGCGTGCCGATAACCGTGTTGTTTTCGTCAACGTGACTGCGGATTGGTGTGTGACTTGCAAGGCGAATGAACGCAATGTGCTCTCTAGCGATGCTTTTCACGACATGATGCATCGGATCGATGCTGTTTATATGAAAGGTGACTGGACCAATGGAGATGCCAAGATCACTACGTTTCTAAAACAGCACCTGGCAGTAGGTGTACCGCTGTATGTGGTCTACGGCCCGGGCGCACCACCAAACGTGCTCCCCAACGTGTTGACCAAGGATGTCGTGGAGGACGCTTTGCTGCGCGCTGCACGTTAA
- the cutA gene encoding divalent-cation tolerance protein CutA yields the protein MPSHVHLIFSTCPDLPSAELISRVLVQERLAACVTQWPGAVSIYRWQGKIETTKEIQLLIKTNAVHVNAAIARLCALHPYQLPEAVAVQVSAGLPDYLAWIDTEIDEERSPP from the coding sequence ATGCCCTCTCACGTACACCTAATTTTCAGTACCTGCCCTGATTTGCCCAGCGCTGAGCTCATTTCTCGTGTGTTGGTACAGGAGCGGTTGGCAGCTTGTGTCACCCAATGGCCGGGCGCGGTCTCAATCTATCGTTGGCAGGGGAAGATCGAGACTACGAAAGAGATCCAGTTACTGATTAAGACGAACGCTGTGCACGTGAACGCGGCGATCGCGCGTTTGTGCGCACTGCATCCTTATCAACTGCCGGAGGCAGTCGCGGTCCAGGTCAGCGCAGGATTACCTGATTACTTGGCTTGGATCGATACAGAGATTGACGAGGAACGCTCCCCACCATGA
- a CDS encoding co-chaperone GroES, with the protein MSIKPLHDRIVVKPIEADEISPGGIVIPDSAKEKSTKGEVVAVGTGKPLDNGNVRTPCVKAGDKVIYGQYAGSTYKAEGVEYKVLREDDILAVIN; encoded by the coding sequence ATGAGCATCAAACCGCTTCACGACCGCATAGTGGTCAAGCCAATCGAAGCCGATGAAATTTCCCCTGGCGGCATCGTGATTCCAGACTCCGCCAAGGAAAAATCCACCAAAGGTGAAGTCGTCGCTGTCGGCACCGGAAAGCCACTAGACAACGGCAACGTCCGTACCCCATGCGTCAAAGCTGGTGACAAAGTGATTTATGGACAATACGCGGGCAGCACCTACAAGGCTGAAGGCGTCGAATACAAAGTATTACGCGAGGACGACATCTTGGCGGTCATCAATTAA